GAAGCGGGACAAAGGTTTCGTCAGTGACGAAGATGGTCAGTTCCTTCCAGAAGGGGGAGCGAAGACCACATATCTGATGAAATGGATTGTCTACACACCAGACCGCGACCTTGATTCCCGCAGCCTGAAGCAGGTGAAAGAGTTCACCATACTTGTCGAGTCCCCTAAAATTGACGCTGAGAAAAAGTTCTGGCTGTTCGGACTGGAGAAGCCGGGGTAAAATAGCGGGGCATTGACTGGGGAGCACCCTGCGAACGCGAAAAGAGAGACGGTCGAGGGCATCGCTGATTTCATGGACAAGGAGATCACTCTCTGAGCCGGGAAGAATTGCGTAGCGACGAGGCTCAATGTGGCCGCTGGTCTGACACTTGAGCCATCGGCTCCGACCGAGTATCTTCCCCCAGAAACTGGGGAAGAAGCGAAGGGCAGGCCGGTATATAATGATGTGTGCCGCACGTATTTGAGCGTCGCTGAGATCATCCGCAGAAACGAATTTCCAATGCTCTGGGATTTCCTCAAGCCATGAATCTGGCATCTGCGACTTGAACTCTGGGGCCTCAATGACGTATACCGCTCTCCCCGCCGGGAAAAAGTCCGTCAGGCTGGCGGGCGTTGGGCCAAGCCCGAGGAGCAGAACGTCTCCAGGGCCGGGCATCTTGAGCACTGTTGCTGTCCCGGAAGAAAGGGACTGCATGTGCCCCAGCTCAGTCTGTATGCGCAGTCTGTGTGGGCGTTCCGGCATGGATGGCCTGTCTCCCTGTTTTGTCGGAAACCATATTCCGTAAATTACTGACACATTCGGGCGATACCTTATGAAAACGTACCGCGATTATTATTTTTTGAAGGCCAAGCGGGAAAATTATCCTGCCCGGTCCGTGTATAAGCTTCAGGAACTGGACAAGCGCTTCAATCTTTTCCGCAAGGGAAACAAGGTTCTCGACCTTGGTGCAGCGCCTGGCTCCTGGACGCTTTTTTCTGCAAAAAAGGTCGGTGAGCAGGGCTTTGTCCTGTCCGCAGACATCCAGACAACAGAAACGTCTTTTCCGCCAAACGTGGCATTTCATCAGGAAGACGTTTTTGAGCGTAGTGATGAGTTTAACGCAGAACTGGAGTCACGTGGACCTTTTAATTTGGTTATTTCTGATATGGCCCCAAAAACCATTGGCCATAAATTTACTGACCAGGCCCGTTCCATGAATCTGGCAGAAGAAGCCCTTGCGGTCGCCTGCCAAACCTTGGTATTGGGCGGTCACTTCGTCGTGAAGGTCTTTCAGGGGCCAGACGACCAGAACTATATGAAAACGCTTCGCATCTATTTTAAGACTGTGAAGACATTCAAGCCCAAAAGTTCCCGCGCCGAGTCCAAGGAAATTTTCTTTGTTGGCATGGGATTTAAAGGAATTCCCGAAGACGCCTAGGCGCTTGCCCTGGCAGTGGGAGGGGGAGAATAAAGCTGCCCCCGCGATAATACATTAAGAACAGAGCTGGAGGAAAATATGGCTGGTCATAGTAAATGGCATAACATCATGCACAGAAAGGGGCGTCAGGACGCCAAGCGCGGTAAAGCCTTCACCAAGGCAGCAAAGGAAATCATTCTTGCTGCAAAAGGCGGCGGTGATCCCGAATCCAATGCCCGTCTGCGTGCTGCCATTCAGGCCGCCAAGGCCGTGAACCTGCCCAAGGACAAAATCGAAAACGCTATCAAGAAAGGCACCGGCGAACTCGACGGTGGTGAAGTCTTTGAAGTTGTTTACGAAGGTTACGGTCCTGCAGGTGTTGCTCTGCTCGTTGACGCTGCTACAGATAACAAAAACCGCACAGTAGCTGATGTTCGTCACATCCTGTCCCGCAATAACGGAAATATGGGCGAAGCTGGCTGTGTTTCCTGGATGTTCGAGAAGAAGGGCCTCCTGTACTTCCCCAAGGATCAGTACAGCGAAGATCAGGTCATGGAAATTGGCCTTGATGCTGGTGCCGAAGACGTGGTCGACGATGATGAAGCATGGGAAGTTCGCACTGCTCCCGAGGATTTCGCCGACGTGCAGGCTGCTTTTGCCGAGGCTGAAATGACTCCGACCAGCGCTGAAGTCTCCATGATTGCCCAGAACAACATTGACGTTGAGAAAGATCAGGCCATGAAGCTCATGAAGCTTGTTGACCTGCTCGAAGACCACGACGATGTGCAGAACGTCTACCACAACGCCAATCTTCCTGACGAACTTCTGGCTGAGCTGGGATAAGTCTTTTTATGGGTGCAGACTCCAAAGACGTATGTGTACTTGGAATTGACCCGGGGTCTCGTGTGACAGGCTTTGGCATTGTCCGCGAGGTCTCGGGTTGCGCCCGGTTAGTGGAGACGGGGACGCTTCGAATGGGGAGTGAAAAAAATCTTGGTCGACGGCTCGGCAAAATCTATGAAGGTATTGCCGCGCTGGTTGAGAAATATCAGCCAGACGAGGCCGCGATTGAGAATGTCTTTGTTTCCAAGAACACCATGAGTGCGCTCAAGCTGGGGCAGGCTAGGGGAGCAGCAATTGCTGCCTGTGCTGTCGCAGGCTTGCCTGTTTCCGAGTATGAGCCTACAAAAGTAAAACAGGCACTTGTCGGAACCGGACGGGCACAAAAATCTCAGGTTGCCTTCATGGTTGCCCAGATTCTTGGGGTACCCAAACCGGACTGGGCAGAGGATGCCAGTGACGCTTTGGGCATTGCCCTTTGTCATCTCAACATGCGCCGCATGAAGCGGCTCACGGGGCTATGATGATCGCATACATTCAGGGAAAGCTTGCCGCACGCATGGAAAGCGGCTGTGTAGTTCTGACACCGGGCGGAGTGGGCTATCAGATTGGCCTGACAACGACCGGTGTTTCTTCGCTTGGTCCTGTGGACTCGGAGTGCGAATTTTATGTTCACACTATCGTGCGCGAAGATGCCATAGAGCTGTACGGCTTTAACAGTTGGGACGAGAAAACAACGTTTGAAATCCTGCTGTCCATCACCAAGGTGGGACCCAAGCTTGCACTGGCCATTCTTTCCATGTTTGGGCCGGATGATCTGCGACGTCTCGTGATTGCCGATGATTATACGACACTGGTGCAGGTGCCGGGCATTGGCAAAAAGTCTGCCCAGCGCATTTTTGTCGAGCTGAAATACAAGCTGGAATCTTCGCTCGGAGCGGCACAGTCCGTGCCTGATCTCGAA
Above is a window of Desulfobaculum bizertense DSM 18034 DNA encoding:
- the ruvA gene encoding Holliday junction branch migration protein RuvA — encoded protein: MIAYIQGKLAARMESGCVVLTPGGVGYQIGLTTTGVSSLGPVDSECEFYVHTIVREDAIELYGFNSWDEKTTFEILLSITKVGPKLALAILSMFGPDDLRRLVIADDYTTLVQVPGIGKKSAQRIFVELKYKLESSLGAAQSVPDLESGSVAAFRDALAGLANLGYEESEARDVLEKVFAEDPSRDVGEALREALKKISQKAR
- a CDS encoding YebC/PmpR family DNA-binding transcriptional regulator, which produces MAGHSKWHNIMHRKGRQDAKRGKAFTKAAKEIILAAKGGGDPESNARLRAAIQAAKAVNLPKDKIENAIKKGTGELDGGEVFEVVYEGYGPAGVALLVDAATDNKNRTVADVRHILSRNNGNMGEAGCVSWMFEKKGLLYFPKDQYSEDQVMEIGLDAGAEDVVDDDEAWEVRTAPEDFADVQAAFAEAEMTPTSAEVSMIAQNNIDVEKDQAMKLMKLVDLLEDHDDVQNVYHNANLPDELLAELG
- the ruvC gene encoding crossover junction endodeoxyribonuclease RuvC, which produces MGADSKDVCVLGIDPGSRVTGFGIVREVSGCARLVETGTLRMGSEKNLGRRLGKIYEGIAALVEKYQPDEAAIENVFVSKNTMSALKLGQARGAAIAACAVAGLPVSEYEPTKVKQALVGTGRAQKSQVAFMVAQILGVPKPDWAEDASDALGIALCHLNMRRMKRLTGL
- a CDS encoding RlmE family RNA methyltransferase — encoded protein: MKTYRDYYFLKAKRENYPARSVYKLQELDKRFNLFRKGNKVLDLGAAPGSWTLFSAKKVGEQGFVLSADIQTTETSFPPNVAFHQEDVFERSDEFNAELESRGPFNLVISDMAPKTIGHKFTDQARSMNLAEEALAVACQTLVLGGHFVVKVFQGPDDQNYMKTLRIYFKTVKTFKPKSSRAESKEIFFVGMGFKGIPEDA